The genomic window AGGGCCATTCTGCTCTTTTCTTTCAATGCTCTCACCTTAACCCGAATTTCATTCTCTGGGTCCATTAGCTGCCTGATTGCTTTCTCTATCGTCTCTCTGCCCACAATCACGTTAGCGTTTTTCTTATAATCCATTTTAATCTCAACTGCCATTTCAAACTCCTTCACCAGCAAGAACGCATTGGCCTGCTGCTCTGCAGACAACGGCCACACGGCCATCGGCACCCCACACCACACACTTTCCAACACGGAGTTCCACCCACAATGCGACACAAATCCTCCCACCGTAGGGTGAGATAACACTGCCATTTGAGGCGCCCACCCGATCACTTTACCCATGCCAGTAGTTCGTCCCAGGAACCCTTCTGGTAATACTTCTTCGGAATTCTCATACTCTCCTGGAAACTCAACCTTTTCTTT from Sesamum indicum cultivar Zhongzhi No. 13 unplaced genomic scaffold, S_indicum_v1.0 C03978, whole genome shotgun sequence includes these protein-coding regions:
- the LOC110011545 gene encoding UDP-glycosyltransferase 71E1-like produces the protein FLWSLRKPPPKEKVEFPGEYENSEEVLPEGFLGRTTGMGKVIGWAPQMAVLSHPTVGGFVSHCGWNSVLESVWCGVPMAVWPLSAEQQANAFLLVKEFEMAVEIKMDYKKNANVIVGRETIEKAIRQLMDPENEIRVKVRALKEKSRM